A genomic segment from Vibrio tubiashii ATCC 19109 encodes:
- a CDS encoding TrlF family AAA-like ATPase encodes MADWNVEPFQNGSSWMRADFHLHTKADKEFKYTGEENSFVNDYVDALKKADIRIGAITNHNKFDVSEYNALRKKAKKNGILLLPGVELSVNDGANGVHTLIIFSQEWIEGGKDLINQFLGNAFKGKTPAEYEQENGRSSLGLRATLEELDTYHKDFFIVFAHVESASGLWNELDGGRLQELANDPLIKKYCLGFQKVRTHDKPDTKCRIKVKGWWGESYPAELEGSDPKAINEIGRGQCAYLKIGELSYESVKYSLSDFQFRVRKEPSKVSHSHIEAIRYEGGLLDNSRVPFSPHLNCLIGIRGSGKSSLLESIRYALDIPFGQVAQDRSYKDDLIPHLLQSGGKIVVEARDKHGTLYEIKRIHRHAPEVYVDGILQPGLAIRQTVVWKPLYFGQKDLAAAGKGFGQDLVEKLVGDSLKPIRQKIQERVDQLESAITALMALNTDVEQKDADEDDLKDVQFRLDQFKKYGVQEKLDKQVEFGKDLAYFDQVIKIGSEWADSINNGIVEAEESVSHIPEYTSQHNSDLLIRFNATFDTLKKIIEEAKLVLLNITSKTEALESIKTELESKKDTLKEAFAETEREIVKALAEKGVTSIQPDEYVTLSNKKTQLEASIKDLKRKTDKYKEKQNAVMIAISSLNEAWHEEYVLITKALEQINTAQSALKVEPQYKGDAEKFASKMDEVFKGQNIRKEYYKNIAEKYADFGEIYKDLEAAAEQTKSKADVFIRLFNESLFELLSFQVPNCYKVTYHGKDLKQHSLGQRASAMMLFILSQKDCDLLMIDQPEDDLDGQSIYEEVVKLIRELKPNQQFIFATHNANFPVLGDAELVVSCQYNEDKITVEGASIDDKESQKKIVNIMEGGREAFERRKIIYQQWEH; translated from the coding sequence ATGGCTGATTGGAACGTTGAACCATTTCAAAATGGAAGCTCATGGATGAGAGCGGATTTTCATTTGCATACTAAGGCGGATAAAGAATTTAAATATACGGGCGAGGAAAACAGCTTCGTTAATGATTATGTCGATGCTTTAAAGAAAGCTGATATTCGAATAGGTGCTATTACCAATCATAATAAATTTGATGTCAGTGAATATAACGCACTTCGTAAGAAAGCCAAGAAAAACGGCATTTTATTGCTTCCAGGTGTTGAGTTATCTGTTAATGACGGTGCAAATGGCGTTCATACTCTCATTATATTTTCGCAAGAGTGGATTGAAGGCGGGAAAGATCTAATTAATCAATTCCTCGGGAATGCCTTTAAAGGAAAAACCCCTGCCGAATATGAGCAGGAAAATGGTAGGTCTTCGCTTGGTCTTCGGGCAACGTTAGAAGAATTGGATACTTATCATAAGGATTTCTTTATTGTTTTTGCTCACGTTGAGTCCGCCAGCGGTTTATGGAATGAGCTAGATGGTGGTCGCTTACAAGAACTTGCGAATGACCCTCTGATAAAGAAATATTGCCTTGGATTTCAGAAGGTGCGTACTCACGATAAGCCCGACACCAAATGCAGAATAAAGGTTAAAGGCTGGTGGGGAGAAAGCTATCCTGCTGAACTCGAAGGAAGTGATCCGAAGGCAATCAATGAGATTGGAAGAGGTCAATGTGCGTATTTGAAAATTGGAGAGCTTTCATATGAGTCTGTAAAATATTCATTGAGTGATTTTCAATTCAGAGTAAGAAAAGAGCCAAGTAAAGTATCGCATTCACACATAGAAGCAATTCGCTATGAGGGAGGCTTACTTGACAACTCAAGAGTACCTTTTTCACCCCATCTTAATTGTTTGATAGGTATTCGCGGAAGTGGTAAGTCATCATTGCTCGAATCAATCCGGTATGCTTTAGATATTCCCTTCGGCCAGGTTGCACAGGATAGATCTTATAAGGACGACCTGATACCTCACTTGTTGCAGAGTGGTGGCAAGATAGTCGTAGAAGCTCGCGATAAACACGGGACTCTATATGAAATAAAGCGAATCCATCGCCATGCTCCCGAGGTGTATGTTGATGGAATTCTCCAGCCAGGCTTAGCTATACGCCAAACAGTGGTATGGAAGCCACTTTATTTCGGACAAAAAGACTTAGCTGCTGCTGGCAAAGGATTTGGTCAGGATTTGGTTGAAAAACTGGTTGGCGATTCTTTGAAGCCAATCCGCCAGAAAATACAAGAACGAGTAGACCAACTAGAATCTGCAATTACAGCTCTCATGGCTCTAAACACTGATGTTGAGCAGAAAGATGCAGATGAAGATGATCTGAAAGACGTTCAATTCAGATTAGATCAGTTTAAAAAGTATGGAGTTCAAGAAAAGCTTGATAAGCAAGTGGAGTTTGGAAAGGATCTGGCCTACTTTGATCAAGTAATAAAAATTGGAAGTGAATGGGCTGACTCCATAAATAATGGAATAGTTGAGGCTGAGGAGTCCGTATCTCACATACCGGAATATACGTCTCAACACAATTCAGATCTATTAATCCGGTTTAATGCTACGTTCGACACATTGAAAAAAATAATAGAGGAGGCCAAATTGGTCCTTCTCAATATAACTTCAAAAACGGAAGCACTTGAATCTATTAAAACTGAGCTGGAATCTAAGAAAGACACTCTTAAAGAGGCGTTTGCTGAAACAGAAAGAGAGATTGTCAAAGCTCTGGCAGAAAAGGGCGTCACATCAATCCAACCGGATGAATATGTGACACTATCTAATAAGAAAACACAGCTTGAGGCGTCGATAAAGGATCTAAAGAGAAAAACTGATAAATACAAAGAAAAACAGAATGCAGTAATGATTGCCATTTCGTCACTGAATGAAGCATGGCATGAGGAATATGTGCTAATCACTAAGGCCCTTGAACAGATTAATACTGCCCAATCAGCATTAAAAGTTGAACCTCAATATAAAGGGGATGCTGAAAAATTTGCTAGTAAAATGGATGAAGTATTTAAGGGGCAGAATATTAGGAAAGAGTATTACAAGAATATTGCTGAAAAATATGCTGACTTTGGCGAAATATACAAAGACCTTGAGGCGGCAGCAGAGCAAACGAAGAGCAAAGCAGACGTTTTTATTAGGCTGTTTAATGAGAGTCTTTTTGAACTTCTTAGCTTTCAGGTTCCCAATTGCTACAAGGTTACGTATCACGGGAAAGATTTGAAGCAGCATTCATTAGGGCAAAGGGCATCCGCAATGATGCTATTCATCCTGAGCCAAAAAGATTGCGACCTGCTCATGATTGATCAGCCAGAGGACGATCTCGATGGCCAAAGTATTTATGAGGAGGTTGTAAAACTTATTCGAGAGCTCAAGCCTAACCAGCAATTCATTTTTGCAACACATAACGCAAATTTCCCAGTTCTAGGTGATGCGGAGCTTGTTGTTAGTTGCCAGTACAATGAAGACAAAATAACGGTCGAAGGTGCAAGTATTGATGACAAGGAAAGCCAGAAGAAAATTGTTAATATCATGGAGGGAGGACGGGAAGCGTTTGAACGCAGGAAGATAATTTATCAGCAGTGGGAACATTAA